Genomic DNA from Miscanthus floridulus cultivar M001 unplaced genomic scaffold, ASM1932011v1 os_1589_2_3, whole genome shotgun sequence:
ATATGGACATGGATTTCAATCCATTCCCACGCCTTCACACTAGGGTGATCTTTTAGTGATGGAAGCATTGTTTGAAGTTCAACACAAGGTTGTAGACAAAACATTTGTAGAAACAATTTATGAACATGGCCCATTCACGTAACCGGTAGGCACAACTTAAATGCAAGCACACATGAACAATGTTTTTGCAAGATGCATTACCTTTTATATTTAAAGTAAACGTGCATTAATGTCTAAAAAAGGGTACATATAAGATTATTTTATTTAAGTTGTGATATATTTATCAAATAGTGGTTAATGTTTTCCTATAATTCCATAAGTAATTTAAGAAGATAATACATCATCTAGTTAGAATATCTTTGACAAACATaattttctaaaatgatttcaTACCTCAAGAAAGTCACCCACATTCACCAGCAATGCTTTAGGATTTGGTTTCACTATGGTCCATGCATTGTGCCTTTTAATTTGAAGGCCTTCAACTGAATTAATTTCTAAAAGGAGGGTTAGAAAAGATGCATCTGAATGTGGGGAGAAACCCAATACCTTTTCGGCCATGGTCATGCATGGAGGGTAGTAATTCATCCTCAAAACTTGAGACACATATTTGTCATCCATCAGTTTGAGATCAATATTTAATGTTTTTGCAATGAAGTGAACAACAGAACCAACAATTTTCATCAACTCAGAAGAGTAGTCATTAATAGATTTCCTGGCATCACAAAAAAGAATAAATGCATATTATTACTACTTAATTCAATGACACACATTAAAGTGCATGGAAATTGTGAAGTTGTGAATGTCTCTCTTATTAAAACTGAGGGTAGGTAGTTTGACTCATCCCTTATTTCAGCATATTTGATCCTATGTATTTAACCATAAAAGGATATGCTATTTTGTCATGAAAAGTCACCTTGATCTTTTTGCTCTAGTAATTCTTTATATCTTTATTCAAGATTATATTTAAACATATTTGACAACAATGATATTGATGTACAACTTCTATTATGTTTGTTTAGGGCTAGACTTAGGGCGGGCGATCCCCTTCAACAAAGCTAACGTGGGGTAAATACTTGTGGCTTGATGATTGATTTTCGTAGAGATTATAGGTCTTCGGGATCAAGCCCTAGTCACGGAGTTCAGTAATGCTCAAAGACCCCATGTTAGGAGATCCCCATTTTATGCCAACTTTTATAGACCAATAATACATCTAGATAAATCATGTATGCCAAAATTTTTGTAGTAGCTTTAGTGCATCATTGAATATATGTATGAGCTCAAAAAGTTGCATATAGATACAACTAACATAACGATTGATTTAGTAAGTTTTAAAATACCTGAAGAATTAAGAAAGAAAAAATATCTGAAGAAttaagaaaaataaaatgggACTTGTTTAACTTCCCTACTATGGTTTTATTGAATAAATATATATCACTCTAAGATAAAAATGCCAGCATGTATATCATGAATCAAAATTAAAAGCTTTTAAATGGTTGTGTGGTCAGTGAATGAAGTTGACCGATAAGTTTGATGTTAGTCCAATATTCATTTTGCGTTGATGTCATCCCTAGAGGGCCAATGCAAATGTATGGGAAGAAGCAGTACCATTATGTTTAACTCAGAAGGTTAGGAGCTTAAGGCTCATAGGATAACCAGTTGGCCacagccaaaaaaaaaacaagaggaCATGAATGATTAAATAGTTAAATTACGCGCCATACTATATGTAAAGAGAAATGTCTAAACTCAGCAGTCGATCAGTACATATATTTTCTCTTGATCCTTGCAGTTTAAACATGCTGACCTGAAAGTATGAGGTTGAGTAGGCCAATATTTCATATCACGGACCTGAGGCGGTTGGGCTATGATGGCAAACCTGTCACACCAGTCAAGTTTTTGACCTTCTGACGCAACAAACGATTGGCCATAGCCTTGAAGGCTTCCTGGAACCTGTGcataggcacacttcaccttcaGAGGAAGTTGGAAGAAACTCTGAATGTCACTTCTTATATTTGTGATGATCTCGTCTGGTATTCCATGATTTACAAGCTGTGAGAGGCGGAGAAGTTGACATTAGTAGGCTAATATCTCATATCACGCTTTTTGAATTTAAGATAGAGCAAAAATTGTTGGATCCCCTGCTAGAAGTGAATAAACAATGATATCAGAAACAAGTTTGACATAGGTAAGATAATTAAGGGCTCCTTTGGCACAGAGAAATTTAACAAAAATCAATACATTTTCATAAGAAGAACGTGGGCACAAAACAAAAATT
This window encodes:
- the LOC136534175 gene encoding 2-oxoglutarate-dependent dioxygenase 11-like isoform X1; translation: METEAAPSSSGSRWSRVASSLPVRNVQDLAACPEELTAKTLERYIRPDIQNHEVLVEKSSEVPVIDLDKLFNPCFVEEEVARLRFACEDWGFFQLVNHGIPDEIITNIRSDIQSFFQLPLKVKCAYAQVPGSLQGYGQSFVASEGQKLDWCDRFAIIAQPPQVRDMKYWPTQPHTFRKSINDYSSELMKIVGSVVHFIAKTLNIDLKLMDDKYVSQVLRMNYYPPCMTMAEKVLGFSPHSDASFLTLLLEINSVEGLQIKRHNAWTIVKPNPKALLVNVGDFLEIVSNGNYKSVEHRVTINANQERLTISAFHIPSLDGVVAPVTSIAEERILYKTMGVEEYLKIFMSNKLEGKRALDHAKLS